A section of the Pedobacter sp. HDW13 genome encodes:
- a CDS encoding cytochrome c, whose product MSLKSLLLLKSIAVVMGVLSILNSAKAQKITYYKDVAPIIQNKCQSCHRPGEAAPFSLLTYEDVAKRASFIKKVTQSGYMPPWKPDNHYRLFKNDRSLTNEEKQIIVKWVDAKMPMGDAGEIPKIAVKTYIEGTQYSRKPDLVLKTTSAFKVLGDNKERFIVFKIPFDIGTEKNVEAIEFFSSNKKVVHHANFAIHPVASDVDINQGAEFLNLTEDDRTKYSQYFPFKKTMTYYGGWIPGTSYESYPNNFGWVMPKRGVILLTIHYAPVSKEEENISGVNFFFKKAPIERKVEVISLGSAGVGEKSIEPYFFIPADSVRKFELKITTPQDQSLLYIWPHMHYLGKVFKSYAVTPKKDTIQLVSIPSWDFRWQEIYQFKKLVKIPKGSILTIEGTYDNTKENPHNPSSPPRNVYSANDMKSTDEMLTMLLVFLPYKENDEQIVLK is encoded by the coding sequence ATGAGTCTGAAATCTTTACTATTATTAAAAAGTATTGCTGTTGTAATGGGTGTATTATCTATTTTGAATAGTGCAAAAGCCCAAAAAATAACTTACTATAAAGATGTTGCACCCATTATTCAGAATAAGTGTCAGTCCTGCCATAGGCCTGGTGAAGCGGCTCCATTTTCATTATTAACCTATGAAGATGTTGCAAAAAGAGCTTCTTTTATAAAAAAAGTAACGCAGTCTGGTTACATGCCACCGTGGAAACCAGATAATCACTATCGGTTATTTAAGAACGATAGATCTTTAACCAATGAAGAAAAGCAAATCATAGTTAAATGGGTTGATGCTAAAATGCCGATGGGCGACGCAGGTGAAATACCAAAAATTGCTGTTAAAACATATATAGAAGGCACTCAGTATTCAAGAAAACCTGACCTTGTTTTAAAAACAACCTCAGCATTTAAAGTATTAGGCGATAACAAAGAACGGTTTATCGTTTTTAAAATCCCTTTTGATATTGGTACAGAAAAAAATGTAGAAGCAATAGAGTTTTTTTCGTCCAATAAGAAGGTTGTGCACCATGCCAACTTTGCTATTCACCCTGTGGCTAGTGATGTAGACATTAACCAGGGAGCTGAATTTTTGAATTTAACAGAAGACGATAGAACCAAGTATTCTCAATATTTCCCCTTTAAAAAAACGATGACCTATTATGGGGGCTGGATTCCAGGCACCTCTTACGAATCTTATCCCAATAACTTTGGCTGGGTTATGCCAAAGCGCGGTGTCATATTGTTAACCATACATTATGCTCCGGTTTCAAAAGAAGAAGAGAATATTTCGGGTGTAAATTTCTTTTTTAAGAAAGCACCAATTGAAAGAAAGGTTGAGGTAATTAGTTTAGGATCGGCGGGTGTAGGCGAAAAGTCTATTGAGCCTTATTTTTTTATTCCAGCTGATTCGGTAAGGAAGTTTGAACTAAAAATTACCACTCCACAAGACCAATCTCTGTTATATATTTGGCCTCATATGCATTATTTGGGTAAAGTGTTTAAATCATACGCCGTTACACCTAAAAAAGATACCATACAGCTTGTTTCCATCCCTTCTTGGGATTTTAGATGGCAGGAAATATACCAGTTTAAAAAATTGGTGAAAATTCCGAAAGGCTCCATATTAACAATAGAGGGTACATATGACAATACTAAGGAAAATCCTCATAATCCCAGTAGTCCACCACGAAACGTTTACTCAGCAAATGATATGAAATCTACCGACGAGATGCTGACTATGTTACTTGTGTTTTTGCCTTATAAAGAGAATGATGAACAAATTGTCTTAAAGTAA
- a CDS encoding redoxin domain-containing protein gives MKLFNVFFRLIFFLTIALVPLWIQAQGNLVSATKIETIKLVNLSGKESRINLDKTIVIVFLSPECPLCKNYLPGLVKLQNANKQINFYGVIPGNSYSLKDITELKNEYGINFDLLTDRNKKLSKYLGATTTPEVFLINKMGVIMYSGLIDNWASSLGQKRLVITEKYLEQAIKDQINGKQTFKKTIPVGCLINDI, from the coding sequence ATGAAATTATTTAATGTTTTTTTTCGACTGATTTTTTTCTTAACCATAGCTCTTGTTCCTTTATGGATTCAAGCCCAGGGAAATCTAGTATCTGCTACCAAAATAGAGACAATCAAATTGGTAAATTTAAGCGGAAAAGAAAGCCGTATTAATCTAGATAAAACAATAGTTATTGTATTTTTAAGCCCTGAGTGTCCTTTATGCAAAAATTATTTGCCTGGCTTGGTAAAACTTCAAAACGCCAATAAACAGATTAATTTTTATGGCGTGATCCCAGGTAACAGCTATTCATTAAAAGATATAACTGAGCTCAAAAACGAATATGGTATCAACTTCGATTTATTAACAGACCGGAATAAGAAATTGTCAAAATATTTAGGTGCTACCACCACACCCGAAGTTTTTTTAATAAATAAAATGGGAGTTATAATGTACAGTGGATTAATTGACAACTGGGCATCCTCACTCGGTCAAAAACGGCTGGTAATTACAGAAAAATACCTTGAACAAGCTATAAAAGACCAAATAAACGGCAAACAAACATTTAAAAAAACGATCCCTGTTGGATGCTTAATTAACGATATATAA
- a CDS encoding SusD/RagB family nutrient-binding outer membrane lipoprotein, which translates to MKTINKTKIYFLMVSGLLVAGGCKKESFVEANLNPTTLYEVKPEDQFLRAAVGSQDDFEYFADVYRASNLWMQYATLSTGNGLNFNNVGSQFNTRYGKIFYGRLGPALVDAIKNIEAMPDADKNARVNMKAISQILLSYYAFYVSDINGSIPYAQAFQARYGGTTTPAYDTQQAIFAKVDAELKAAVTTLKSNAAGQISLGGNDPYFNGDATLWAKAANALRLKIAIRLIKVDPTKMKAIATEVLADPVQMSGVNDSWMLKVGPSYADGGGNFSPANFAAGKPVLDFMVAKGDPRLSAFYRPNAAGNYVGSFTSPDEAKLPANAPLYASINNLSQLQHRLFTPNFNESDGLGAGTGKGFYPVLTYAEYCFLRADLAARGVTTDVAETWYKNGVYASVQFYSDRAVDAKVANFNAVTTPAIDTYYNKVGVKFDATKATDQIACQAYLDFFRQPLEAWAWWKRTGFPNTTSVLAWSDLKANGTPLVLARRAGIDLLSTTNLNYANQQAAIAEMAKNPDFGSGPNDAFGRVWWDKK; encoded by the coding sequence ATGAAGACTATAAATAAAACAAAAATATATTTCCTGATGGTTTCAGGCTTGCTTGTAGCGGGCGGCTGTAAAAAGGAGAGCTTTGTAGAGGCAAATTTGAACCCTACTACGTTATACGAAGTTAAACCCGAAGATCAGTTTCTTCGTGCGGCAGTGGGTTCGCAAGACGATTTCGAGTATTTTGCGGATGTTTACCGTGCGTCCAATTTATGGATGCAATATGCTACGTTGAGTACAGGAAATGGGTTAAACTTTAATAATGTTGGCTCACAATTCAACACCCGTTACGGTAAAATATTTTATGGCAGATTAGGTCCGGCTTTAGTCGATGCAATAAAAAATATTGAAGCGATGCCTGATGCTGATAAAAATGCCAGGGTAAACATGAAAGCAATTTCACAAATACTTTTATCGTATTACGCATTCTACGTGAGCGATATTAACGGAAGTATTCCCTACGCTCAGGCTTTTCAGGCGAGATATGGCGGTACTACAACGCCAGCTTACGATACCCAACAGGCGATATTTGCAAAGGTTGATGCCGAATTAAAAGCAGCAGTAACTACTTTAAAAAGCAATGCAGCCGGGCAGATCAGCCTTGGAGGAAATGATCCTTATTTTAATGGAGATGCTACACTTTGGGCTAAAGCAGCAAATGCATTACGTTTAAAAATAGCCATACGCTTAATTAAGGTAGATCCTACCAAAATGAAAGCAATTGCTACAGAAGTATTAGCTGATCCGGTGCAAATGTCGGGTGTTAATGATTCATGGATGCTTAAAGTTGGCCCATCTTATGCAGATGGTGGCGGTAACTTTAGCCCTGCAAATTTTGCAGCAGGTAAACCTGTATTGGATTTTATGGTAGCAAAAGGCGACCCGAGGTTATCGGCCTTCTATCGTCCAAATGCAGCAGGAAATTATGTAGGTAGTTTTACCAGCCCTGATGAAGCTAAATTACCTGCAAATGCACCATTATATGCATCTATTAACAATTTATCGCAATTGCAGCACAGGTTATTTACACCTAACTTTAATGAAAGTGATGGCTTAGGTGCTGGTACAGGCAAAGGATTTTATCCTGTTTTAACTTATGCTGAGTATTGCTTTTTGCGTGCAGACCTTGCAGCTCGTGGTGTTACCACAGATGTGGCTGAAACCTGGTATAAAAATGGAGTTTATGCTTCAGTTCAATTCTATAGCGATAGAGCTGTTGACGCCAAGGTAGCAAACTTTAACGCAGTAACCACTCCTGCCATTGATACCTACTACAACAAAGTGGGCGTTAAATTCGATGCAACTAAAGCAACTGATCAAATTGCATGTCAGGCTTATCTTGATTTTTTCAGACAACCTTTAGAAGCATGGGCATGGTGGAAAAGAACAGGTTTTCCTAATACTACATCAGTGTTAGCTTGGTCTGACTTGAAAGCAAACGGTACACCACTTGTTTTAGCACGTAGAGCAGGTATTGATTTGTTAAGCACTACCAATTTAAACTATGCAAATCAGCAGGCAGCTATTGCCGAAATGGCTAAAAATCCTGATTTTGGAAGCGGACCAAACGATGCCTTTGGTCGCGTTTGGTGGGATAAAAAATAA
- a CDS encoding TonB-dependent receptor, with protein MLNASKQLSNDFELNASIGAETYQKNLGNSAFYNRSYTNGGLKIADVYSIANSINPASTSAYPNLGERTDAVYLYGDITWKNMLTLNFSGRNDWSSALTYRDGHGNYSYYYPSVGLSWIFTELPAFKNSSILSFGKLRATYSATGLSAKPQQTNTDGYYKLQDGTFNNANGGNQSVYGFSDNILKNNNLKNELTKELEIGTNLGFLKNRINIDFAYYKKNSYNQILSFSLPQESGVNSQALNAGNIQNQGIEVLVTGKPIVSKDFNWNASVTFTRNRNKIIELAPGVENYDLDLAFGNDITSVARVGEIYGSLITGSAFSYYQKKDASGNPIASPSNGKKVLGNTGYGTTGGYYTFVRSQDYDGTKKNLGTMMENYLASTRQELSYKNFTLGFQIDAKIGGLMASGTHQYGSANGSFANSLFGRDEASGGVTYTDANGMVQHDGIIPDGVLNDGLKANGVDLGGMTYADAVKQGLLKPIPAYAYYENLSQWSSGIREYSVFENSWVALREITVGYNVPSKYLSKLKINTLSLNLTGRNIAYLYKTAKDGINPESIFSNRAGAFAEYGGWPLVRSLGFNIRASF; from the coding sequence TTGTTAAATGCAAGTAAGCAGTTATCAAATGATTTTGAATTGAATGCCTCAATAGGAGCGGAAACTTATCAAAAAAACCTTGGTAACTCTGCTTTTTACAACAGATCGTACACCAATGGCGGGCTTAAAATTGCCGATGTATATTCTATTGCAAACTCAATTAATCCAGCATCAACAAGTGCCTATCCAAACTTAGGTGAGCGTACTGATGCGGTTTATTTGTATGGTGATATTACTTGGAAAAACATGTTAACCTTAAACTTTAGCGGTAGAAATGACTGGTCATCGGCACTCACTTATAGAGATGGTCACGGTAATTATTCATACTATTATCCAAGTGTAGGTTTGTCGTGGATCTTTACCGAATTACCTGCATTCAAAAATAGTTCGATACTCTCTTTTGGTAAGTTAAGGGCAACATACTCAGCTACTGGATTATCAGCAAAACCGCAGCAGACTAATACTGATGGGTATTATAAATTACAGGATGGTACTTTTAATAATGCGAATGGCGGTAACCAATCGGTTTATGGGTTTAGCGACAATATTCTTAAAAACAACAATTTAAAGAATGAGTTAACCAAGGAACTGGAAATTGGAACCAATTTAGGATTCTTAAAGAACCGTATCAACATTGATTTTGCTTATTATAAGAAAAATTCTTATAACCAAATTTTGAGTTTTTCTTTGCCACAAGAATCTGGTGTTAATTCACAAGCTTTAAATGCAGGTAACATCCAAAATCAAGGTATTGAAGTTTTAGTAACTGGAAAGCCAATCGTATCAAAAGATTTTAACTGGAATGCCTCAGTTACTTTTACACGTAACCGCAACAAAATCATAGAATTGGCACCTGGAGTTGAAAACTACGACCTGGATTTAGCTTTTGGTAACGATATCACTTCGGTTGCCAGAGTAGGCGAAATATATGGCTCATTGATTACGGGTTCTGCTTTTTCATATTATCAAAAGAAAGATGCAAGCGGCAATCCAATTGCCAGCCCAAGCAACGGCAAAAAAGTATTGGGTAATACAGGTTATGGAACCACTGGTGGTTATTACACTTTTGTAAGATCTCAGGATTATGACGGTACTAAGAAAAATTTAGGTACTATGATGGAGAATTATCTTGCAAGTACCAGACAAGAGTTATCTTATAAAAACTTTACGTTAGGTTTTCAGATCGATGCAAAAATTGGAGGTTTAATGGCTTCAGGAACCCATCAATATGGATCTGCTAATGGTTCGTTTGCGAATTCACTTTTTGGTAGAGATGAAGCATCAGGTGGTGTAACTTATACGGATGCGAACGGCATGGTACAGCATGATGGTATTATTCCGGATGGTGTATTAAACGATGGATTAAAAGCTAATGGAGTAGATTTAGGTGGAATGACTTATGCCGATGCGGTTAAACAAGGTTTGTTAAAGCCAATTCCGGCTTATGCTTATTATGAAAACTTAAGTCAATGGTCAAGTGGTATCAGAGAGTATTCAGTATTTGAAAATTCATGGGTAGCACTTCGCGAGATAACTGTAGGATACAACGTGCCTAGCAAATATTTAAGTAAATTAAAGATCAATACTTTAAGCTTAAATTTAACAGGTAGAAATATCGCCTATTTGTATAAAACAGCGAAGGATGGTATTAATCCTGAAAGTATTTTTAGCAATAGAGCAGGTGCTTTTGCTGAATATGGTGGCTGGCCTTTGGTTAGAAGTTTAGGTTTTAATATCAGGGCGTCGTTTTAA
- a CDS encoding TonB-dependent receptor plug domain-containing protein, whose amino-acid sequence MKKMYLRCLSILLLCFLTITAFAQKNVTGTVKDAAGSPIPGVSILEKGTQNGTSTNADGKFSLTVKDGAKLIVKSLGLVTQEVSASANLIIVMNDDSKSLNEVIVTGFGVKKEVKRLSYSATAVGGAELAQANNSNVVNALQGKVAGVMINQGASGPQSSSRIRIRGNSSLSSNTQPLVVYDGILLDQGTSGADSWGDAADFGNIMKNINSDDIESISVLKGAAASSLYGSRAAGGVLLITSKKGKATKGLGVTVSQTSSFDDAYKFVDLQNEYGGGISPVFAKDANGMDVVDQQAGYYVGGYSFGPKLDGRMVKDLDGVVRPWVANNPLDYFNTGKFINTNVSVEGANENTTYRLAYTNLYNSSVLPGNNLKRDAFALRVTRVISKAISVDASINYTMSNSLNPARQGSANNPLFAFTYYKPRNVDLSTYINNNINPVTGGALGSSNRNLYDPYGIGSFAFGLENDNRTQKENNLLANIDVNIKILPWLSALVRTNTNFYNIAYERKNRGSGVAFSGAIMKYHKIPINLIVFRAC is encoded by the coding sequence ATGAAAAAAATGTACTTAAGGTGTTTAAGCATATTGTTATTGTGTTTTTTAACAATAACAGCTTTTGCACAAAAGAATGTTACCGGCACGGTAAAGGACGCTGCTGGTAGCCCTATCCCCGGAGTAAGTATCCTCGAAAAGGGAACTCAAAACGGAACGTCTACCAACGCGGATGGTAAATTTAGCCTTACCGTTAAAGATGGAGCAAAATTAATTGTTAAATCTTTAGGTCTGGTAACTCAAGAGGTTTCGGCTTCTGCTAACCTAATTATTGTTATGAACGATGATTCCAAGTCACTGAACGAAGTTATTGTTACTGGCTTTGGTGTTAAAAAAGAAGTAAAAAGGTTAAGTTATTCTGCAACAGCTGTAGGTGGTGCAGAGTTAGCGCAGGCTAATAACTCCAATGTGGTAAATGCTTTACAAGGCAAGGTAGCAGGGGTTATGATTAACCAGGGTGCCAGTGGACCTCAATCTTCTTCGAGAATCAGAATCAGGGGTAACTCATCTTTAAGTTCAAATACCCAACCTTTAGTGGTTTACGATGGTATATTACTTGATCAAGGTACTTCCGGAGCAGATTCATGGGGTGATGCAGCAGATTTTGGTAACATCATGAAAAACATTAACTCTGATGATATCGAAAGCATTAGTGTATTAAAAGGAGCTGCTGCGTCGTCACTATACGGTTCTAGAGCTGCGGGTGGTGTACTCCTTATTACTTCTAAGAAGGGTAAAGCTACCAAGGGTTTAGGCGTAACCGTATCGCAAACCAGTTCTTTCGATGATGCTTATAAATTTGTAGATCTTCAAAATGAGTATGGAGGTGGAATTTCACCTGTATTTGCAAAAGATGCAAATGGGATGGATGTTGTTGATCAGCAGGCTGGTTATTATGTAGGTGGATATTCTTTTGGACCTAAATTGGATGGAAGAATGGTTAAGGATTTAGATGGGGTAGTTAGACCATGGGTAGCCAATAATCCATTAGATTATTTTAATACAGGAAAGTTTATCAATACTAACGTATCGGTTGAAGGTGCAAATGAAAACACAACCTATCGTTTAGCTTATACCAATTTATATAATTCAAGTGTTTTACCTGGTAATAATTTAAAAAGAGATGCGTTTGCACTTAGGGTAACCCGGGTAATTTCAAAAGCAATTTCGGTTGATGCGAGTATAAATTATACTATGTCGAATTCATTAAATCCGGCAAGACAAGGAAGTGCGAATAACCCTTTATTTGCATTTACTTATTATAAACCCAGAAACGTAGATTTAAGTACCTATATTAATAACAATATCAATCCGGTAACGGGCGGTGCTTTAGGCTCTAGCAATCGTAATCTTTACGATCCTTATGGTATCGGATCATTTGCATTTGGACTTGAAAATGATAACAGAACTCAAAAGGAAAATAATTTGTTAGCCAATATTGATGTAAATATCAAAATCCTTCCATGGCTTTCTGCTTTGGTAAGAACCAATACAAACTTTTATAATATTGCCTACGAAAGAAAAAATAGAGGTAGTGGTGTTGCATTCTCGGGGGCGATTATGAAATATCACAAAATACCAATAAATCTTATCGTATTCAGGGCTTGTTAA
- a CDS encoding ROK family protein — protein sequence MSATIKKAQRLRADIIKLLYYKKKSSLTDLSKRTKKSLPLITSTVNALMEDGLIIEQGLAPSTGGRRALNFLLNPNYKRYIIAVAMDQLTTQLTIYDLSNHQVLPTQTIDLDMAEGKSVDGLIAFIDDCITKSTISKEYLLGIGIGMPGFVNAERGVNYSFMQVEGDISLQDYLSKQLNLPVYIDNDSSLIALAELNFGEARNLKDVLVVNIGLGTGLGLIINGKLYRGSSGYAGEFSHIPLSESNTLCSCGKRGCLEVETSLLVMVQKAEAAVMNGEETSLRTLFKDETKSHVDHFLHAVIKQDPVAISILADAAFQIGKGLATLIHILNPERIVLSGQGAKAGKMLLPPIQQALNEFCIPRIAEQTDIKFSTLTNEAELLAAASLMVENSLFD from the coding sequence ATGTCAGCAACTATTAAGAAAGCACAAAGATTACGAGCCGACATCATTAAGCTGCTTTACTATAAAAAAAAATCGTCCCTAACTGATTTAAGTAAACGCACAAAGAAAAGCTTGCCGCTGATTACCTCCACTGTTAATGCTTTAATGGAGGATGGTTTAATTATCGAGCAAGGATTAGCCCCTTCAACAGGGGGACGTCGCGCATTGAATTTTTTATTGAACCCTAATTATAAAAGGTACATAATAGCTGTAGCCATGGATCAGTTAACCACCCAGTTAACCATATATGATTTGTCAAACCATCAGGTTTTGCCTACTCAGACCATTGATTTAGATATGGCTGAGGGTAAAAGTGTGGATGGGTTAATAGCTTTTATTGATGATTGTATAACAAAATCGACCATTAGCAAGGAGTATTTGTTAGGTATAGGGATAGGGATGCCGGGCTTTGTTAATGCAGAGCGTGGCGTAAACTATTCTTTTATGCAGGTTGAAGGCGATATTAGCTTGCAGGATTATTTATCTAAACAATTAAACTTACCTGTTTATATCGATAACGATTCGAGTTTGATCGCGCTGGCAGAATTAAATTTTGGTGAAGCAAGGAACTTAAAAGATGTGCTCGTAGTTAATATTGGCTTGGGTACGGGCTTAGGTTTGATTATTAACGGCAAATTATATAGGGGCAGTAGTGGTTATGCTGGCGAATTTAGTCATATTCCATTGTCTGAGTCAAATACCTTATGTTCGTGTGGTAAACGAGGCTGTTTAGAAGTAGAAACTTCTCTTTTGGTCATGGTTCAAAAAGCAGAAGCTGCGGTAATGAATGGTGAAGAAACTAGTTTAAGAACCTTATTTAAGGATGAAACTAAAAGCCATGTTGATCATTTTTTACATGCGGTTATAAAACAAGACCCTGTAGCCATTTCTATTTTGGCTGATGCAGCATTTCAGATCGGCAAGGGGTTGGCTACTTTAATACATATTTTAAATCCTGAACGGATTGTTTTAAGCGGGCAGGGTGCTAAGGCCGGAAAAATGCTGCTCCCGCCAATACAACAGGCACTAAACGAGTTTTGTATTCCCCGTATCGCCGAACAAACAGATATTAAGTTTTCTACATTAACAAATGAGGCCGAATTATTGGCAGCGGCCAGTTTAATGGTAGAAAATAGCTTATTTGATTAA
- the lepB gene encoding signal peptidase I codes for MNYKFWQRKKDATKKKKTKTREWVDAIVFAVVAATIIRVFFIEAYTIPSGSMERSLLIGDFLFVSKVNYGARIPMTPVAFPFAHHTMPLTTSTKAYWDGVQWKYHRLPGLSKIKRNDVVVFNFPEGDTVAVENQVASYYELVRSMGREQVRSTYTIVDRPVDKRENFIKRCIGIPGDVISMSNGIASINGKAEPLKNTGMMPYRIEFKTMDFNYSALDEFKLNLGNTPAVADNTYIVDASSEIADKLKALDFVKSVTLSPDPAGEVPGGVFPNDPKRVWNRDNFGPIKIPVKGWTVQIDSNTMPLYYRAIRTYEGNKVEQKDGKWFINDKPATSYTFKMDYYWMMGDNRHNSADSRYWGFVPEDHIVGKALFVWMSWDSTASFLHKIRWSRLFMGIH; via the coding sequence ATGAATTATAAATTCTGGCAGAGAAAAAAAGATGCCACTAAGAAGAAGAAAACGAAAACCCGCGAGTGGGTAGATGCTATTGTTTTTGCTGTAGTAGCTGCAACCATCATCCGTGTATTCTTTATCGAAGCTTATACCATTCCGTCAGGATCGATGGAGCGTTCGTTACTGATCGGCGATTTCCTTTTTGTAAGTAAGGTAAATTATGGCGCACGTATCCCAATGACGCCGGTTGCCTTTCCTTTCGCACACCACACCATGCCTTTAACAACTTCAACCAAAGCATATTGGGATGGCGTTCAATGGAAATACCACCGTTTACCGGGTTTATCAAAAATTAAAAGAAACGATGTGGTGGTTTTCAACTTCCCCGAAGGTGATACTGTTGCAGTAGAAAATCAGGTAGCCAGTTATTACGAGTTGGTTCGGAGCATGGGACGCGAGCAGGTACGCAGCACTTACACTATTGTAGATAGGCCTGTTGATAAACGCGAGAATTTTATTAAACGCTGTATCGGTATTCCGGGCGATGTAATTTCGATGAGTAACGGTATTGCCAGCATAAATGGTAAAGCCGAACCATTAAAAAATACAGGCATGATGCCATATCGTATCGAATTTAAAACAATGGATTTTAATTATTCGGCACTGGATGAATTTAAACTGAACCTCGGAAATACTCCTGCAGTGGCAGACAACACCTATATTGTTGATGCCTCATCAGAAATTGCAGATAAACTGAAAGCACTGGATTTTGTAAAATCGGTAACTTTAAGTCCCGATCCGGCTGGAGAAGTTCCGGGTGGGGTTTTTCCTAACGATCCGAAGAGAGTTTGGAATCGTGATAATTTTGGTCCGATTAAAATTCCGGTAAAAGGATGGACGGTGCAGATCGACAGTAATACAATGCCACTTTATTATCGCGCCATCAGAACTTACGAAGGCAATAAGGTAGAGCAAAAAGACGGTAAGTGGTTTATTAACGATAAGCCAGCTACAAGTTATACATTTAAAATGGATTATTACTGGATGATGGGTGATAACCGCCATAACTCTGCTGACTCTCGTTACTGGGGCTTTGTGCCTGAAGATCATATTGTTGGTAAAGCCCTGTTTGTTTGGATGAGCTGGGATAGTACAGCTTCTTTCTTACATAAAATAAGGTGGAGCAGATTGTTTATGGGAATTCATTAA
- a CDS encoding DUF5683 domain-containing protein: MQKTKLLILLSLFTFFIVNLASAQVKDTVLKSADTTKTKVVVPIGKGGAKQPVTRQDSMKAKYVNPGKVAGRKAVFRSMIIPGWGQLYNMQLLSDGYGTRAGKSQFWQKIYTGGKIAAIYGGITVLTMSYIESTKQYNLSLKELQYRDLNNGTPDPNGPFGARYSTSGITLRKDTYRRNRQIVLFSYGLVYFANIVDAYVAARLHFFNIDDNLGTVKVMPTMINTNTVFGFNATPALKLSLTF, translated from the coding sequence ATGCAAAAAACGAAGCTTTTAATACTACTTTCTTTATTTACATTTTTTATTGTAAACCTGGCAAGTGCGCAGGTAAAGGATACTGTATTAAAATCTGCTGATACCACAAAAACGAAAGTGGTAGTACCAATTGGTAAGGGAGGGGCAAAGCAGCCGGTAACCCGCCAGGATTCGATGAAAGCCAAATACGTTAACCCTGGCAAAGTTGCCGGTAGAAAGGCGGTTTTTAGATCGATGATTATACCAGGCTGGGGACAGCTGTACAACATGCAATTACTTAGCGATGGTTATGGAACCAGGGCTGGCAAAAGCCAGTTTTGGCAAAAAATTTATACAGGAGGCAAAATAGCAGCCATTTATGGTGGTATTACGGTGCTTACTATGTCTTATATCGAAAGTACCAAGCAGTATAATTTATCGCTGAAAGAGCTTCAATATCGCGATTTGAATAATGGAACACCTGATCCTAATGGACCTTTCGGTGCCAGATATTCAACTTCAGGAATAACCTTACGTAAGGATACTTACAGAAGAAACAGGCAGATTGTGCTTTTCTCTTATGGTTTGGTTTATTTTGCCAATATTGTTGATGCCTATGTTGCCGCTCGACTGCATTTCTTTAACATCGATGATAATCTGGGGACCGTAAAAGTCATGCCAACAATGATCAACACGAACACGGTGTTCGGCTTCAACGCCACGCCTGCACTCAAATTATCACTCACATTTTAA